From the genome of Papaver somniferum cultivar HN1 chromosome 2, ASM357369v1, whole genome shotgun sequence, one region includes:
- the LOC113348127 gene encoding uncharacterized protein LOC113348127 produces the protein MVHVFILGSQLQHKVDDQDWLSVENIEDFNRIPWGEKSYVLCFENTQKAIKYKNDKEDPTTELSLKPRGLPQALVVWILKLFPHLLEKYGSESRTKGQRPLILTVLCEEVINYKKLYEKIKGVVCSDDRLQEIRAVGEAFRDAAWEEAVSENHDLEDASANGPRDEKNQAMNSSDDNRHVDQEVPDQIREVPDQIREVIGAGDAERGSHLGVRVLA, from the exons ATGGTGCACGTATTCATACTTGGGAGCCAACTGCAGCACAAAGTAGACGACCAAGACTGGCTTTCGGTGGAAAACATAGAGGATTTCAACAGAATCCCTTGGGGCGAGAAATCGTATGTCCTCTGTTTTGAGAATACGCAGAAAGCGATTAAATATAAAAACGACAAAGAAGACCCTACCACTGAGCTCTCTCTCAAGCCACGGGGACTGCCACAAGCGTTGGTG GTATGGATACTGAAGCTCTTCCCGCATTTGCTTGAAAAGTACGGAAGCGAATCGCGTACGAAAGGGCAGCGTCCCCTTATTCTTACGGTGTTGTGCGAGGAAGTAATTAATTATAAAAAGCTTTATGAAAAAATTAAAGGAGTAGTCTGTAGTGATGACAGGTTGCAGGAAATCCGTGCGGTAGGTGAAGCGTTTCGTGATGCTGCATGGGAGGAAGCTGTGTCTGAAAATCATGATTTGGAAGATGCTTCAGCGAATGGTCCCCGTGATGAGAAAAATCAAGCCATGAATTCTTCTGATGACAATAGACATGTTGATCAGGAGGTTCCGGATCAAATCAGAGAGGTTCCGGATCAAATCAGAGAGGTAATAGGAGCAGGTGATGCCGAACGTGGGTCCCACCTGGGTGTTAGAGTGTTAGCTTAA